The proteins below are encoded in one region of Pseudomonas entomophila L48:
- a CDS encoding putative porin: MKCPVNRLTLALGLLAAATAVGPAVAHAAPSENATVNLIRLLVEQGVLKQDKADALIAQAEREAQQARAATSAAPIVAQAPAANGEVRVQYVPAIVRQQIRDEIKAEVMNTAKQENWAAPNTLPDWASRISFDGDLRLRGESRYYADGNSNEIVDFAKLNEKGPYDVNPNSSSSLPPLLNTREDRDSILRLRARFGLKAQLAENWVAGIRIATGSNNNPVSTTQNLGGGFGKKDLWLDQGYVSWSPSERLTLTGGRIANPFMSTDILYSHDLNFDGVAAIFDQPLNRDLSLFGTVGAFPVQYSDDSASSNGFDKEDSENKWLYGAQLGAKWAINDHHRLKGAMAYYRFDDIAGQRSSPCAPWNGQPGCDSDETRPTFMQKGNTLFLLRDITPNPANPAATPQPQFVGIASEFDLLDLNLVWDADLPHDFKLRSQANYVHNLAYDEGDMRKRAAGQLANNVDENGNIKSGSDAWMFQFTLGNALDMRKAGDWNLFAGYKRIEPDALPDGFNDSSFHLGGTNAKGYFLGGNYGLADNVYATARWLSSEAVYGAPFDIDVLQLEVNTRF; the protein is encoded by the coding sequence ATGAAGTGCCCAGTGAACCGATTGACCCTGGCGCTCGGCCTGCTGGCCGCCGCCACCGCGGTCGGTCCGGCCGTCGCCCACGCCGCGCCGTCGGAGAACGCGACCGTCAACCTGATCCGCCTGCTGGTGGAGCAGGGCGTGCTCAAGCAGGACAAGGCCGACGCGCTGATCGCCCAGGCCGAGCGCGAGGCCCAGCAGGCCCGCGCCGCCACCAGCGCCGCGCCGATCGTCGCCCAGGCCCCGGCGGCCAATGGCGAAGTACGGGTGCAATACGTGCCGGCCATCGTTCGCCAGCAGATCCGCGATGAGATCAAGGCCGAGGTGATGAACACCGCCAAGCAGGAGAACTGGGCCGCGCCCAACACACTCCCCGACTGGGCTTCGCGCATCAGCTTCGACGGTGACCTGCGCCTGCGCGGCGAGTCGCGCTACTACGCCGATGGCAACAGCAACGAGATCGTCGATTTCGCCAAGCTCAACGAAAAGGGGCCCTACGACGTCAATCCCAACAGCAGTTCCAGCCTGCCGCCGTTGCTCAACACGCGGGAAGATCGCGACAGCATCTTGCGTCTGCGCGCACGCTTCGGCCTCAAGGCGCAGCTGGCCGAGAACTGGGTGGCGGGCATCCGCATCGCCACCGGTTCGAACAACAACCCGGTATCGACCACCCAGAACCTGGGCGGCGGCTTCGGCAAGAAGGACCTGTGGCTCGACCAGGGCTATGTGAGCTGGAGCCCGAGCGAGCGCTTGACCCTGACCGGCGGGCGCATCGCCAACCCGTTCATGTCCACCGATATCCTGTACTCCCACGACCTCAACTTCGACGGCGTGGCGGCGATCTTCGACCAGCCGCTGAACCGCGACCTCAGCCTGTTCGGCACCGTCGGCGCGTTCCCGGTGCAGTACAGCGACGACAGCGCCAGCAGCAACGGTTTCGACAAGGAAGACAGCGAGAACAAGTGGCTGTACGGCGCCCAGCTCGGCGCCAAGTGGGCGATCAACGACCACCACCGACTCAAGGGCGCCATGGCCTACTACCGCTTCGACGATATCGCAGGCCAGCGCTCCAGCCCCTGCGCACCGTGGAACGGCCAACCGGGCTGCGACAGCGACGAAACCCGGCCGACCTTCATGCAGAAGGGCAACACCCTGTTCCTGCTGCGCGACATCACACCCAACCCGGCCAACCCGGCGGCCACGCCGCAGCCGCAGTTCGTGGGGATCGCCTCGGAGTTCGACCTGCTCGACCTGAACCTGGTGTGGGACGCCGACCTGCCCCACGACTTCAAGCTGCGCAGCCAGGCCAACTACGTCCACAACCTGGCCTACGACGAGGGCGACATGCGCAAGCGCGCGGCCGGCCAGCTGGCCAACAACGTCGACGAGAACGGCAACATCAAGAGCGGCAGTGATGCCTGGATGTTCCAGTTCACCCTGGGCAATGCCCTGGACATGCGCAAGGCGGGCGACTGGAACCTGTTTGCCGGCTACAAGCGCATCGAGCCCGACGCGCTGCCGGACGGTTTCAACGATTCCAGCTTCCACTTGGGTGGCACCAACGCCAAGGGCTACTTCCTCGGCGGCAACTACGGCCTGGCCGACAACGTCTACGCCACAGCCCGTTGGTTGAGCAGCGAAGCCGTCTACGGCGCGCCGTTTGATATCGATGTGCTACAACTTGAAGTCAACACGCGGTTCTAG
- a CDS encoding energy transducer TonB family protein, producing the protein MERTANPRRPLTWAVLAVAGAGLAWLLWQWANDMAGVRREAPKVPAIIPLPPPPPPPPPPPPEPPKEPEPPVEEKIVEPQPVPEAEEVKPAEDAPDPAQDLAEPMQMDGDAQAGGDSFNVGAGKGGGMAGGGGGGLGNGTYSQYLAYAFQRLLRDNPELRNLVFNLQAEIWLSAAGEITRVELLRGSGEPEVDAQVVAALRAAPALDQRPPASLTLPVKIALQGRRP; encoded by the coding sequence ATGGAACGTACAGCCAACCCCCGCCGCCCGCTGACCTGGGCCGTGCTCGCCGTGGCGGGCGCGGGCCTGGCCTGGCTGCTGTGGCAGTGGGCCAACGACATGGCCGGGGTGCGCCGCGAGGCGCCCAAGGTGCCGGCGATCATCCCGTTGCCGCCGCCCCCACCGCCACCGCCGCCACCGCCGCCCGAGCCACCGAAAGAGCCCGAGCCACCGGTCGAGGAGAAGATCGTCGAGCCGCAACCGGTGCCCGAGGCCGAGGAGGTCAAGCCGGCCGAGGACGCGCCGGACCCCGCCCAGGACCTGGCCGAACCGATGCAGATGGACGGCGACGCACAGGCGGGGGGTGACAGCTTCAACGTCGGCGCCGGCAAGGGCGGCGGCATGGCCGGTGGCGGCGGTGGGGGCTTGGGCAACGGCACCTACAGCCAGTACCTGGCCTACGCCTTCCAGCGCCTGCTGCGCGACAACCCCGAGCTGCGCAACCTGGTGTTCAACCTGCAGGCCGAGATCTGGCTCAGCGCCGCCGGCGAGATCACCCGCGTCGAGCTGCTGCGCGGCAGCGGCGAGCCCGAGGTGGACGCCCAGGTGGTCGCCGCCTTGCGTGCGGCGCCGGCCCTCGACCAGCGCCCGCCCGCCAGCCTGACGTTGCCGGTGAAGATCGCCCTGCAGGGGCGCCGGCCATGA
- the alkB gene encoding DNA oxidative demethylase AlkB, producing the protein MIQSDLDLFGPQPQRLASHTVLLPGFALKDIEPLLDALRPILRAAPFRHMHTPGGQRMAVALTNCGALGWVSDERGYRYIPTDPKTGQPWPALPAVLLNLASQAAAVAGFEGFVPDACLVNHYVPETRLSLHQDRDEQDYGHPIVSISLGLPAVFLFGGLQRSDRTQRIPLNHGDVLVWGGEDRLRFHGVLPIKPGVHPRLGERRINLTLRKAG; encoded by the coding sequence ATGATCCAGTCCGACCTCGACCTGTTCGGTCCTCAGCCGCAACGCCTGGCCAGCCACACCGTGCTGCTGCCCGGCTTCGCCCTGAAGGACATCGAGCCGCTGCTGGACGCCCTGCGCCCGATCCTGCGCGCCGCGCCGTTTCGCCACATGCACACGCCCGGCGGCCAGCGCATGGCGGTCGCCCTGACCAACTGCGGCGCGCTGGGCTGGGTCAGCGACGAACGCGGCTACCGCTATATCCCCACCGACCCGAAAACCGGCCAGCCGTGGCCCGCCCTGCCAGCGGTTCTGCTGAACCTGGCCAGCCAGGCAGCGGCGGTCGCCGGATTCGAGGGCTTCGTGCCCGACGCCTGCCTGGTCAACCACTACGTGCCTGAAACACGCCTGAGCCTGCATCAGGACCGCGACGAACAGGACTATGGCCACCCGATCGTGTCGATTTCACTGGGGCTGCCGGCCGTGTTTCTGTTTGGCGGCCTGCAGCGAAGTGACCGCACCCAGCGCATCCCCCTGAACCACGGGGACGTGCTGGTGTGGGGCGGCGAAGATCGCCTGCGCTTTCACGGGGTATTGCCGATCAAGCCCGGTGTGCACCCTCGCCTGGGTGAGCGGCGCATCAACCTGACCCTGCGCAAGGCCGGATAG
- a CDS encoding YbjN domain-containing protein, which produces MTEVTLIETVSADSLTKLLQDAGCRVNRSEQNAVVQLLSASQGVGYAVRFGNRAQGQEGEFLDFTFSCALRIQGELPAGLAERWNASRRFARLSVQGEFLVMEKDVVVADGVSEKHLLGSLLLWDRLLQEFIVYLRDYSRNVAEQTGSEAVSAS; this is translated from the coding sequence ATGACCGAAGTCACCCTGATCGAAACCGTGAGCGCCGATTCTCTCACCAAGCTGTTGCAGGACGCCGGCTGCCGGGTCAACCGCAGCGAGCAGAATGCCGTGGTGCAGTTGCTCAGTGCCAGCCAGGGCGTGGGCTATGCCGTACGTTTCGGCAATCGTGCACAGGGGCAGGAGGGCGAGTTCCTCGATTTCACCTTCAGTTGCGCCCTGCGTATCCAGGGCGAGCTGCCGGCGGGGCTGGCCGAGCGCTGGAACGCTTCGCGGCGCTTTGCGCGCCTGTCGGTGCAAGGCGAGTTCCTGGTGATGGAAAAGGATGTGGTGGTCGCCGATGGCGTCAGCGAGAAGCACCTGCTGGGCAGCCTGCTGCTGTGGGATCGCCTGCTGCAGGAGTTCATCGTCTACCTGCGCGACTACAGCCGCAACGTCGCTGAGCAGACCGGCAGCGAAGCGGTGAGCGCCTCGTGA
- a CDS encoding peptidylprolyl isomerase, with translation MTARALWAGAGALALVAVAVALALRPGDQPVAAARPAASALQTAIDSGPTLARLGEQQVGSGELKALFAQLPEEARVSLRGDRPALEAWIRARLAEKALYQQAEAQGWLQRPDIQAQTRAATEQIVLRDYLESVSKVPDDYPSDAELKQAYEAGKAGLQLPARYRLSQIFLRVENPKDDEAVRKQAQALAKQAQASDADFAALAREHSQDAGTAANGGDTGLQALAQLLPEVRGVVSRLKAGTVSEPVQSAAGYHIVKLVEQQPARAATFDEVAPRLRQLLRAQRQEQVAKAYVEGMFDSATLSIDGAALNQVLESSR, from the coding sequence GTGACGGCGCGTGCGCTCTGGGCCGGCGCTGGCGCGCTGGCCCTGGTCGCGGTGGCGGTCGCCCTGGCCTTGCGCCCGGGTGACCAGCCGGTGGCGGCGGCGCGCCCGGCGGCATCGGCCCTCCAGACTGCGATCGACAGTGGCCCGACCCTGGCCCGGCTGGGTGAGCAGCAGGTCGGCAGCGGCGAGCTCAAGGCGTTGTTCGCCCAGCTGCCCGAGGAGGCCCGCGTCAGCCTGCGCGGTGACCGGCCGGCACTGGAAGCCTGGATCCGCGCACGCCTGGCGGAAAAGGCGCTGTACCAGCAGGCCGAAGCCCAGGGGTGGCTGCAACGCCCGGACATCCAGGCCCAGACCCGTGCCGCCACCGAGCAGATCGTGCTGCGCGACTACCTCGAATCGGTGAGCAAGGTGCCCGACGACTACCCCAGCGATGCCGAGCTCAAGCAAGCCTACGAGGCCGGCAAGGCCGGCTTGCAGTTGCCGGCGCGCTACCGCCTGAGCCAGATTTTCCTGCGGGTGGAGAACCCCAAGGATGACGAGGCCGTGCGCAAGCAGGCCCAGGCGCTGGCCAAGCAGGCGCAGGCCAGCGACGCCGACTTCGCCGCCCTGGCCCGCGAGCACTCGCAAGATGCCGGCACGGCCGCCAACGGCGGTGACACGGGTTTGCAGGCCTTGGCCCAGCTGTTGCCGGAGGTGCGCGGCGTGGTCTCCAGGCTCAAGGCAGGTACGGTCAGCGAACCGGTGCAGAGCGCAGCGGGCTATCACATCGTCAAGCTGGTCGAGCAGCAACCGGCCCGCGCGGCGACGTTCGACGAAGTTGCGCCGCGCCTGCGCCAGTTGTTGCGCGCCCAGCGCCAGGAGCAGGTGGCCAAGGCCTACGTCGAGGGCATGTTCGACAGCGCCACCCTGAGCATCGATGGCGCAGCGTTGAACCAGGTGTTGGAGAGCAGCCGCTAG
- a CDS encoding curlin: MNKLAPLSAAIVLALAGQAMAADSSSTQNQQGNKNIAEVKQTLAPFASATQDQTGHDHNHMAVQDSSTSHIQQGASGAFNAGYAEQLFENGSQITQQAGGTLNDAFASQSVGENNQALQVQDGTGNHSIIWQDTQLGSQATTLQSGQRNDATVEQLFGGSNNKSLVMQAGSDNQAAAEHLTHNNGDIAIYQDGKQNWAYGDQRDGLGGTIGISQYGTGHSVEVWQDNQAASQANVYQTGQLNEGYIDQSFGQGNSASLSQNGRANASWSDQFESNQSVTSISQTGNNNLHFTYQTGDNHSLSIDTTGNGNKIMASNWKGDKSGGQFGDSQRAVVNQAGNGNSVNFEQKGSSQLARLNQNGNRNQMETKQADSNNELYFEQNGSDNLLIADQRGSGNYAEGVAAGNGGTVTLDQSGSGNQSFTYQLYGSGNQATVKQADGVNVAYVTQGGNGNQAFVDQSGASQTATITQFGNTNMATVTQQ; encoded by the coding sequence ATGAACAAGCTCGCCCCCCTGAGCGCCGCCATTGTCCTGGCCCTGGCCGGCCAGGCCATGGCCGCCGACAGCAGCTCGACCCAGAACCAGCAGGGCAACAAGAACATCGCCGAAGTGAAACAGACCCTGGCGCCGTTCGCCTCGGCCACCCAGGACCAGACCGGCCACGACCACAACCACATGGCCGTGCAGGACAGCAGCACCAGCCACATCCAGCAAGGCGCCAGCGGCGCGTTCAACGCCGGCTACGCCGAGCAGTTGTTCGAAAACGGCAGCCAGATCACCCAGCAGGCCGGCGGCACCCTCAACGACGCCTTCGCCAGCCAGTCGGTGGGCGAGAACAACCAGGCCCTGCAGGTGCAGGACGGCACGGGCAATCATTCGATCATCTGGCAGGACACCCAGCTGGGCAGCCAGGCCACCACCTTGCAGTCGGGCCAGCGCAACGACGCCACCGTCGAGCAGTTGTTCGGCGGCAGCAACAACAAGAGCCTGGTCATGCAGGCCGGCAGCGACAACCAGGCGGCCGCCGAGCACCTGACCCACAACAACGGCGATATCGCCATCTACCAGGACGGCAAGCAGAACTGGGCCTACGGCGACCAGCGCGACGGCCTGGGCGGCACCATCGGCATCAGCCAGTACGGCACCGGGCACTCGGTGGAGGTATGGCAGGACAACCAGGCCGCCAGCCAGGCCAACGTCTACCAGACCGGGCAGCTCAACGAGGGTTACATCGACCAGAGTTTCGGCCAGGGCAACAGTGCCAGCCTGAGCCAGAATGGGCGGGCCAACGCCAGCTGGTCGGACCAGTTCGAGAGCAACCAGTCGGTGACCAGCATCAGCCAGACTGGCAACAACAACCTGCACTTCACCTACCAGACCGGCGACAACCACAGCCTGAGCATCGATACCACAGGCAACGGCAACAAGATCATGGCCAGCAACTGGAAGGGCGATAAGTCTGGCGGGCAGTTCGGCGACAGCCAACGGGCGGTGGTCAACCAGGCGGGCAATGGCAACAGTGTCAACTTCGAGCAGAAAGGCAGCAGCCAACTGGCCCGCTTGAACCAGAACGGCAACCGCAACCAGATGGAGACCAAACAGGCCGACAGCAACAACGAGCTGTACTTCGAGCAGAACGGCAGCGACAACCTGCTGATCGCCGACCAGCGGGGCAGCGGGAACTATGCCGAGGGCGTGGCAGCCGGCAATGGCGGCACCGTGACCCTGGATCAATCGGGCAGTGGCAACCAGAGCTTCACCTACCAGCTCTATGGCAGTGGCAACCAGGCGACCGTGAAGCAGGCCGACGGGGTCAATGTCGCCTATGTGACCCAGGGCGGTAATGGCAACCAGGCGTTTGTCGACCAGAGCGGGGCCAGTCAGACAGCGACCATTACCCAGTTCGGCAATACCAACATGGCGACTGTTACGCAGCAGTGA
- a CDS encoding Ig-like domain-containing protein, producing the protein MNIWSRRALCAAGFTLSVSSAAWAALTEVDPGPYTFATGGYPMWYKDATNLSLELCQSRATSTRAPGAPGAPAYLCTLLPEPGVYDDALPLVFPDNWPPEMFWFLAETEIPAVGNSGYELEVYVAGLEAAFAAENPVDGDQQSFARIRIRASIPQAGTYTITHPYGVETVTVAANQVGRRAINITRDIGIGAPGNFSGALNGNLGPFLRGVGGPYTAVNPDTGATETFIGDPNITEAVTGSPNNTNFVRIQGPAGTIQTNVFTVSGKVLDARLQTPVQLERATYQRNGAGTRVEVFAKAPNNASLCLRNGLALVGSPPSPCQFSLLADNNGLFFSQQLSQAVPPSVVVVTASDPTGTTRPTALSSKLSDAVRVTNARYDWATKRLLIEARSSDEVLVPDLLVQGFGRMSKSGVQQSLTVNDLAQPPASITVKSAHGGMDVEPVVVVGNAPVQAANQPPVAQADSGATSVGVPITLNLLANDSDPDGNVPLSISDLTQPGTGLGGVVLNGTTAVTYTPPAGATTPLVATFSYRAMDAKGLKSTPATVTVNVAPNQPPTAVADSAATLGVPLTINALANDTDPEGNLPLAIASVTQPTPAGRGTVSTDGSVITYTPPATVTAAFTTSFSYVARDALGALSSPGTVTVQVSPRPAQETFAVTAATVTARSNNRYNWDISGTSSVTTGNTITVRVTTTTGVQTLGTTTVPVTGRWRLAVSNSTTAIPTANPTATVTSSQGTTRTVNVTVQ; encoded by the coding sequence ATGAACATCTGGTCACGCCGGGCGCTGTGCGCCGCCGGTTTCACCCTCTCCGTGAGCAGCGCCGCCTGGGCCGCGCTGACCGAGGTCGACCCGGGCCCCTACACCTTCGCCACCGGGGGCTACCCCATGTGGTACAAGGACGCCACCAACCTGTCGCTGGAGCTGTGCCAGTCGCGCGCCACCAGCACCCGTGCCCCGGGTGCGCCCGGGGCGCCGGCCTATCTGTGCACCCTGCTGCCCGAGCCCGGCGTCTATGACGATGCCCTGCCGCTGGTGTTCCCCGACAACTGGCCGCCGGAGATGTTCTGGTTCCTCGCCGAGACCGAGATCCCGGCGGTGGGCAACAGCGGCTATGAGCTGGAGGTCTATGTCGCCGGACTGGAAGCGGCCTTCGCCGCCGAAAACCCGGTCGACGGCGACCAGCAGAGCTTCGCCCGCATTCGCATCCGCGCCTCGATACCGCAAGCCGGCACCTACACCATCACCCACCCCTACGGCGTGGAGACCGTCACCGTCGCCGCCAACCAGGTGGGCCGCCGCGCCATCAACATCACCCGCGACATCGGCATCGGCGCCCCCGGCAACTTCAGCGGCGCGCTGAACGGCAACCTCGGCCCATTCCTGCGCGGGGTCGGCGGCCCTTATACCGCGGTCAACCCCGACACCGGCGCCACCGAGACCTTCATCGGCGACCCGAACATCACCGAAGCGGTGACCGGCAGCCCGAACAACACCAACTTCGTGCGCATCCAGGGGCCGGCCGGGACGATCCAGACCAATGTCTTCACGGTCTCCGGCAAAGTCCTCGACGCCCGCCTGCAGACCCCGGTGCAACTCGAACGCGCCACCTACCAACGCAATGGCGCCGGTACCCGCGTCGAGGTGTTCGCCAAGGCCCCGAACAACGCCAGCCTGTGCCTGCGCAATGGCCTGGCACTGGTCGGCTCGCCGCCCTCTCCGTGCCAGTTCAGCCTGCTCGCCGACAACAACGGGTTGTTCTTCAGCCAACAGCTGAGCCAGGCGGTACCGCCGTCGGTGGTGGTGGTCACCGCCAGCGACCCCACCGGCACCACACGCCCGACGGCACTGTCGAGCAAACTCAGCGATGCAGTGCGGGTCACCAACGCACGCTACGACTGGGCCACCAAACGGTTACTGATCGAAGCCCGTTCCAGCGACGAAGTGCTGGTGCCCGACCTGCTGGTACAGGGCTTCGGCCGCATGTCCAAGTCTGGTGTGCAGCAGAGCCTGACGGTCAACGACCTGGCCCAGCCGCCGGCCAGCATCACCGTCAAGTCCGCCCACGGCGGCATGGACGTGGAACCTGTGGTGGTGGTTGGCAACGCCCCGGTGCAAGCCGCCAACCAGCCACCCGTGGCCCAGGCCGACAGCGGCGCCACCAGTGTCGGGGTGCCCATCACCCTCAACCTGCTGGCCAACGACAGTGATCCCGATGGCAATGTGCCGCTGAGCATCAGCGACCTCACCCAGCCCGGTACCGGCCTGGGTGGCGTGGTGCTGAACGGCACCACCGCGGTGACCTACACCCCACCAGCCGGAGCCACCACGCCGCTGGTAGCCACCTTCAGCTACCGTGCCATGGACGCCAAGGGCCTGAAGTCGACCCCGGCGACGGTGACCGTCAACGTGGCGCCCAACCAGCCGCCGACCGCGGTGGCCGACAGCGCCGCCACCCTCGGCGTGCCACTGACCATCAACGCCCTGGCCAACGACACCGACCCGGAAGGCAACCTGCCGCTGGCCATCGCCAGCGTCACCCAGCCGACCCCGGCCGGTCGCGGCACCGTCAGTACCGACGGCAGCGTGATCACCTACACGCCACCGGCCACGGTCACCGCGGCATTCACCACCAGCTTCAGCTACGTCGCCCGGGATGCCCTCGGTGCGTTGTCCAGCCCCGGCACGGTCACCGTGCAGGTGTCGCCACGGCCCGCCCAGGAGACCTTCGCGGTCACCGCGGCCACGGTCACGGCGCGCTCGAACAACCGCTACAACTGGGACATCAGCGGCACTTCGTCGGTGACCACAGGCAACACCATCACGGTGCGGGTGACCACCACCACCGGCGTGCAAACCCTGGGCACCACCACCGTGCCGGTGACCGGCCGCTGGCGCCTGGCGGTGAGCAACAGCACCACGGCGATTCCGACCGCCAACCCGACGGCGACGGTGACCAGCAGCCAGGGCACCACGCGCACCGTCAACGTGACCGTGCAATAG
- a CDS encoding ExbD/TolR family protein, translating to MASVNNAHDDDADAAVDSINITPLVDVLMVVLVMFILTATAQVSGIQVQLPKASASVSLAQPKTKAISINDAGQVFLDAYPVTLQELEDRLRSEKARNPDFPLIVRGDAGVQYQKVVEVLDLLRRLELAQVGLVTGKPNQG from the coding sequence ATGGCATCCGTGAACAACGCCCATGACGACGACGCCGACGCCGCGGTGGACAGCATCAACATCACCCCGCTGGTGGACGTGCTGATGGTGGTGCTGGTGATGTTCATCCTCACCGCCACCGCCCAGGTGTCGGGCATCCAGGTGCAGCTGCCCAAGGCCAGCGCCTCGGTGTCGCTGGCCCAGCCCAAGACCAAGGCGATCTCGATCAACGACGCAGGCCAGGTGTTTCTCGACGCCTACCCGGTGACCTTGCAGGAGCTGGAGGACCGCCTGCGCAGCGAGAAGGCGCGCAACCCGGACTTCCCGCTGATCGTGCGCGGCGACGCCGGCGTGCAGTACCAGAAGGTGGTCGAGGTGCTCGACCTGCTGCGCCGCCTCGAACTGGCCCAGGTCGGGCTGGTTACCGGCAAGCCGAACCAGGGGTGA
- a CDS encoding curlin, producing the protein MPRLPTLLLCLALIGQAHADDLMDNADLAAGNDLGEPLLVRLLPVGSGQAAVIEQQGNGNRAALDQNGQALLGRIVQAGGAQEAYILQEGSDLMATISQQGYGNSATIRQSGSGNSAAIEQIGNQNSATIDQRGTGLNSSVTQAGNGQHIHITQYR; encoded by the coding sequence ATGCCACGCCTGCCCACCCTGTTGCTGTGCCTGGCCCTCATCGGCCAGGCACACGCCGACGACCTGATGGACAACGCCGACCTCGCAGCCGGCAACGACCTCGGCGAGCCGCTGCTGGTGCGCCTGCTGCCGGTGGGCAGTGGCCAGGCGGCAGTGATCGAACAACAGGGCAACGGCAACCGCGCGGCCCTCGACCAGAACGGCCAGGCCCTGCTGGGCCGCATCGTCCAGGCCGGGGGCGCGCAGGAAGCCTACATCCTGCAGGAAGGCAGCGACCTGATGGCCACGATCAGCCAGCAGGGCTACGGCAACAGCGCGACGATCCGCCAGAGCGGCAGCGGCAACAGCGCCGCCATCGAGCAGATCGGCAACCAGAACAGCGCCACCATCGACCAGCGCGGCACGGGGCTGAACAGCAGCGTGACCCAGGCCGGCAATGGCCAGCACATCCACATCACCCAATACCGTTAG
- a CDS encoding LysR family transcriptional regulator produces the protein MPVVRPQVPLALDEQTLDCFVITARCGCFMQAARRLNLKPVALRKRLAVLEARLGYGLFINRNNTPVLSQQGERLLLALQAREPNEPAPARAQISPVRLAVTEPLLQDLLGRSLINLVRQHAGMRLEVVTLDGRQSPGQEVDVALWLGDLRAPDLFEMPAEALATLEYLPHIAKRYVREANRPGSLADLQDYMLVQWQGEEGVAALAQWQALLAGRAAGVTCIQGYEMYCQLIKCSASVGLLPHYAGHLDRGLLALPGLFQAPMRRRVWLAVNADTEGDPLVQVMAGAIRAAFDERREWFKDAAIPL, from the coding sequence GTGCCCGTCGTTCGCCCGCAGGTGCCGTTGGCCCTGGACGAACAGACCCTGGACTGCTTTGTGATCACCGCCCGTTGCGGCTGCTTCATGCAGGCGGCGCGGCGGCTGAATCTCAAACCAGTGGCGCTGCGCAAGCGCCTGGCCGTGCTGGAGGCGCGGTTGGGCTATGGCCTGTTCATCAACCGCAACAACACGCCGGTACTCAGCCAGCAAGGCGAGCGGTTGCTGCTGGCCTTGCAGGCGCGTGAGCCCAATGAGCCGGCGCCCGCGCGCGCGCAGATCTCGCCAGTTCGCCTTGCGGTGACTGAGCCGCTGCTTCAGGACTTGCTGGGGCGCAGCCTGATCAACCTGGTGCGCCAACACGCGGGGATGCGCCTTGAAGTGGTCACCCTCGATGGCCGCCAGAGCCCGGGCCAGGAGGTCGACGTGGCGCTTTGGTTGGGTGATCTGCGCGCCCCCGATTTGTTTGAAATGCCTGCCGAGGCCCTGGCCACCCTCGAGTACCTGCCGCACATTGCCAAGCGCTATGTGCGTGAAGCGAATCGTCCGGGCAGCTTGGCGGACCTGCAGGACTACATGTTGGTGCAATGGCAGGGAGAGGAGGGCGTTGCCGCGCTTGCCCAGTGGCAGGCCCTGCTTGCAGGCCGGGCTGCGGGGGTGACGTGCATCCAGGGTTATGAGATGTACTGCCAGTTGATCAAGTGCAGTGCCAGCGTTGGCCTGTTGCCGCATTACGCGGGGCATCTGGACCGTGGCTTGCTGGCCTTGCCGGGGTTGTTCCAGGCGCCGATGCGGCGGCGGGTGTGGTTGGCGGTCAATGCCGACACCGAGGGTGATCCGCTGGTGCAGGTAATGGCTGGGGCGATCCGGGCGGCGTTCGATGAGCGCCGGGAGTGGTTCAAGGACGCCGCCATCCCCCTGTAG